Proteins encoded in a region of the Marinitoga hydrogenitolerans DSM 16785 genome:
- the purC gene encoding phosphoribosylaminoimidazolesuccinocarboxamide synthase: MKTNELKLLYEGKAKKIYEKSSDEVIIYFKDDVTAFNGIKKDSIIGKGKINKLITSFFFKMIEEKGIPTHFISDVDDNSFVAKKVKIIPLEVIIRNYTAGSFCKRYGIEKGIKIQKPIVEYSLKDDDLGDPMICKNVILSLKQVEEKILNRLEYYSLKINNILSSFLEEKNIILVDYKLEFGIYDNKVYLADEISPDTCRFWDKDTMESLDKDVYREDKGNLIDKYSEFLRRINI, translated from the coding sequence ATGAAAACAAACGAATTAAAATTGTTATATGAGGGCAAGGCTAAAAAGATATATGAAAAATCTTCAGATGAGGTAATTATATATTTTAAAGATGATGTTACGGCATTTAATGGGATAAAAAAGGATTCTATTATTGGAAAAGGCAAGATAAATAAGTTGATCACTTCATTTTTCTTTAAAATGATTGAAGAAAAAGGTATACCAACTCATTTTATTTCAGATGTAGATGATAATTCTTTTGTAGCTAAGAAGGTTAAAATAATACCTCTTGAGGTTATAATCAGGAATTACACAGCTGGTAGTTTTTGTAAAAGATATGGAATTGAAAAAGGAATAAAAATCCAAAAGCCAATAGTTGAATATTCATTAAAAGATGATGATTTGGGGGATCCTATGATTTGTAAAAATGTAATTTTATCTTTAAAACAGGTAGAAGAAAAAATTTTGAATAGATTGGAATATTATTCTTTAAAAATAAACAATATTCTTTCAAGTTTTTTAGAAGAAAAAAATATTATTCTTGTGGATTATAAGTTGGAATTTGGGATTTATGATAATAAGGTATATCTTGCAGATGAAATTTCACCAGATACATGTAGATTTTGGGACAAAGATACAATGGAATCACTTGATAAGGATGTATATAGGGAAGATAAAGGGAATCTTATAGATAAATACTCAGAATTTCTAAGGAGGATTAATATATGA
- the purS gene encoding phosphoribosylformylglycinamidine synthase subunit PurS: MKKYIFEVLITLKNGILDPQGLATQKVLKRMNYPIDNVKFGKLITFEIDAEDIKKAEDLANEITYNSLINPVLENYELKMLREIEI, from the coding sequence ATGAAAAAATATATTTTTGAAGTATTAATTACGTTAAAGAATGGAATATTAGATCCTCAGGGGTTGGCAACACAAAAAGTTTTAAAGAGAATGAATTACCCAATAGATAATGTAAAATTCGGAAAATTAATAACATTTGAGATTGATGCAGAAGATATAAAAAAAGCAGAAGATTTAGCAAATGAAATTACATATAATTCATTAATAAACCCTGTTTTAGAAAATTATGAATTAAAAATGTTAAGGGAGATAGAAATATGA
- the purQ gene encoding phosphoribosylformylglycinamidine synthase subunit PurQ → MKAGIIVFPGTNCDRDAEFALKMAGFDAEYIWHDFKDIMKYNLIFIPGGFSYGDYLRAGALAKFSPVMREVEKYVEENRGLVLGVCNGFQILTESGLLKGTLTKNKSLKFICKDIDIKVINRKTPFSRYIKKEKLTIPIAHAEGNYYIENYEYLKGNNLIAFEYINNPNGSIGNIAGIYNEKYNILGMMPHPERNSVKTFGNGDGLEILMSIRRSLENE, encoded by the coding sequence ATAAAAGCAGGAATTATAGTTTTTCCGGGAACTAATTGTGATAGAGATGCAGAATTCGCTTTAAAAATGGCAGGTTTTGATGCGGAATATATTTGGCATGATTTTAAAGATATCATGAAATATAATTTAATATTTATACCCGGTGGTTTTTCATATGGTGATTATTTAAGAGCAGGCGCATTAGCTAAATTTTCACCTGTAATGAGAGAAGTTGAAAAATATGTAGAGGAAAATAGAGGTTTAGTATTAGGAGTTTGTAATGGGTTTCAAATATTAACTGAATCTGGATTGCTGAAAGGAACTTTAACTAAAAATAAATCTTTAAAATTTATATGCAAAGATATCGATATAAAAGTAATTAATAGAAAAACGCCTTTTTCAAGATATATAAAAAAAGAAAAATTAACGATACCAATTGCTCATGCCGAGGGTAATTATTATATTGAAAATTATGAATATTTAAAGGGAAATAATTTAATAGCATTTGAATATATTAACAATCCAAATGGTTCTATAGGCAATATAGCGGGAATTTATAATGAAAAATATAATATTTTAGGAATGATGCCTCATCCAGAAAGAAATTCAGTAAAAACATTTGGAAATGGTGATGGATTAGAGATTTTAATGTCGATCAGGAGGTCATTAGAAAATGAATAA
- a CDS encoding 5-(carboxyamino)imidazole ribonucleotide mutase — MPKVLIIAGSESDRNFVKQALDLFESWNVDYEFKIFSAHRNLLELTDYMKKLSSEFKVIITVAGLAAALPGVVSSLTSLPVIGVPRDVGPLNGIDALLSIVQMPKGVPVGTMGIGNHGMKNAAYFAKRILDLEEMK, encoded by the coding sequence ATGCCAAAGGTGCTTATTATTGCAGGTAGTGAATCTGATAGGAATTTTGTAAAACAAGCATTGGATTTGTTTGAAAGTTGGAATGTGGATTATGAGTTCAAGATATTCAGCGCTCACAGGAATCTTTTGGAATTAACAGATTATATGAAAAAATTATCTTCAGAGTTTAAAGTTATAATTACTGTTGCTGGCCTTGCCGCTGCACTTCCCGGTGTTGTTTCTTCTTTAACTTCCTTACCTGTGATTGGTGTGCCTCGCGATGTTGGACCTCTCAATGGCATAGATGCGCTTCTTTCAATTGTTCAGATGCCAAAAGGAGTACCTGTTGGGACAATGGGAATTGGAAATCATGGAATGAAAAATGCAGCATATTTTGCAAAAAGAATATTAGATTTGGAGGAGATGAAATGA